Proteins encoded within one genomic window of Eleutherodactylus coqui strain aEleCoq1 chromosome 1, aEleCoq1.hap1, whole genome shotgun sequence:
- the KHK gene encoding ketohexokinase isoform X2, which translates to MAEKKVLCVGLVCLDIISVVERYPEEDTDTSFTLESLTNYGIDVGHVVSHPGSSFPASIVISNISNGSRTILHMNSFIISDFSRRRIETSAVSWQTSGDTPCACCLVNISNGSRTVTLYDTNLPDVTAEDFQKVDLTRYKWIHWEGRNADEQMKMIQRVSDYNKSCPADQRISVSVEIEKEQEDLYQLFPCGEVVFVSKDVAQHFGFTSSAEAVVGLYPRVKNGAYLICAWAEQGADALGPDGRVLHSPSFPPEKIVDTLGAGDTFNASVIYALSKGQSMEEAITFGCRIAGKKCGIHGYDGIVS; encoded by the exons TTTTACGTTGGAAAGTCTGACGAATTATGGCATAGATGTAGGACATGTTGTCTCTCATCCCGGCTCTTCCTTCCCGGCTTCCATAGTCATCAGCAACATTAGCAATGGGAGTCGCACCATCCTACACATGAACAG CTTCATCATATCAGATTTCTCCAGGAGGAGGATTGAGACATCGGCTGTGAGTTGGCAGACCTCGGGCGATACTCCCTGCGCTTGCTGCCTGGTAAACATCAGCAATGGCTCTCGGACCGTCACACTGTATGACAC AAACCTTCCTGACGTAACGGCGGAGGATTTCCAGAAAGTGGATCTGACACGATATAAGTGGATCCACTGGGAG ggcCGCAATGCAGATGAACAGATGAAGATGATCCAAAGAGTAAGCGATTATAACAAGAGCTGTCCGGCAGACCAGCGGATCTCCGTCTCCGTAGAGATCGAGAAGGAGCAAGAAGACCTGTACCAATTATTCCCGTGCGGTGAAGTG gtgtttgttagtaaaGATGTCGCCCAACATTTCGGGTTTACCTCCTCGGCTGAGGCTGTCGTCGGACTGTACCCACGCGTGAAGAATGG GGCTTATCTGATCTGTGCTTGGGCTGAACAAGGAGCTGATGCTCTGGGACCAGATGGACGCGTCCTTCATTCTCCTTCCTTTCCCCCAGAGAAAATTGTGGACACACTTGGTGCTGGAGACACCTTCAACGCTTCCGTCATCTACGCCCTGTCTAAAG GTCAGAGTATGGAGGAGGCCATTACGTTTGGATGCCGTATTGCAGGGAAGAAATGTGGGATACATGGCTACGATGGCATCGTCTCCTGA